Below is a window of Nocardioides sp. S-1144 DNA.
GGCGGCGTCCTCCCGACGTCGCTGCACGGGGCCTCGCCGGTGATGTCCGGCGGCGACGTCGACGCCCTCACCATCCCCGGCTCGAACGGCGACGGTCGCAAGAAGGCCTCGCTCCGCACCCTGTGGAAGGGCGAGGCGACCCCGCTGGGGCGCAGCATGCGCTCGGTGTTCGACGCCGTCGCGGACGCCGGCCCGATCCGCGCCGCGGCCGACCACGGCGACGCCTACCCCGCGACCGACCTCGGGCGCGCGCTGTCGACGGCGGCCCGGATCGTCCGCGGCGACGTGGGGGTCGAGGTGATCACCGTCGACCAGGGCGACTGGGACATGCACGTCGGCACCGGCGGCTCCGACGACGGGTGGCTGGCGCGCAACGCCCGCGACCTGGCGGCGTCGATGGCGGCGTTCCTCGGCGACCTCGGCGACCAGGCCGGCAAGGTCACGCTGGTCACGATCAGCGAGTTCGGGCGCCGCGTCGTCGAGAACGACAGCGGCGGCACCGACCACGGTCACGGCAACGTGATGCTCCTCGCCGGTGCCGGTGTCCGCGGCGGCTACCACGGCCGGTGGCCGGGGCTGTCGACCGGCTACGAGGCCGACCTGCGGGTCACCACCGACCACCGGCAGGTGCTGGCCGAGATCGGCGCGGCCCGCTTCGGGGCCTCGCCGGCGACGGTGTTCCCGGGCCTGCGCCACGCACCCCTGGGCGTGGTCGGCAGCGGCTGAGCCGGCCCACCCAGCGCCCGGAGGAGCGGGCCGGGAACCGCCGGTCCGGTGTGACCTCTTTCACATTCGGCCCGGTTCGTCCAGACTCGGCGCACCACCGGCTGACTGCACGAGCAAGGGGCGCGGATGAGCACTGGCCAGGGAAGCACCGGCGTACGGGGCCCGACGCGGGCCCGGATCGCAGCCAGGACGCTCCGCACGGACCGGTGGTGGCAGGCGCCGCTGGCGACGTTCGTCGTGTTCTCCGCCTTCGTCGTCTACGCGACGGTGCGGGCCTTCACGGGCGCCGACTACTACGCGAAGCCCTACCTCTCGCCGTTCTACTCGCCGTGCCTGGGCGACTGCGTCGAGGGCGCCTCGGACTTCGGCCAGCCGTTCGGCTGGTTCCCGCTGTCGGCGGCGCTGATCATCCTGGTCTTCCCGCTCGGGTTCCGGATGACCTGCTACTACTACCGCAAGTCCTACTACCGGGCCTTCTGGCTCTCCCCGCCGGCGTGCGGGGTCGCCGAGCCGCACGCGGCCTACAGCGGGGAGTCGCGCTTCCCGCTGGTGCTGCAGAACGCGCACCGCTACTTCTGGTACGCCGCGGTCGTCGTCGGCCTGGTCCTCACCTTCGACGTCGTCCTGGCGTTCCGTCCCATGCCGGGCGAGTACGCCGTCGGCGACGGCGAGACCAGCGGCGTCCACATGGGCCTCGGCACGCTGCTGATGATCGTCAACATCGTGCTGATCTGGCTCTACACGCTCTCGTGCCACTCGTGCCGGCACGCCGTGGGTGGGCGGCTGCGGCACTTCTCCCGGCACCCGGTCCGCTACCGGCTCTGGACGTGGGTGTCGCGGCTCAACGCCCACCACGGCCGGTTCGCCTGGTACTCCCTGTTCTCGGTGGCGCTGGTCGACCTCTACGTCCTCCTCCTCGCCACCGGCACGATCCAGGACCTGAGGTTCTTCTGACATGGACGAGTCGAGCACCCGGCACCCGATGACCGGCAACGAGATGTCCGGCGCCGCCGAGGGCGGCACGGAGCGGCACACCTACGACGTCGTCGTGGTCGGCGCCGGTGGTGCCGGCCTGCGGGCCGCGATCGCCGCGCACGAGGCGGGCGCGCGCACCGCCGTCGTCTGCAAGTCGCTGCTCGGCAAGGCGCACACGGTGATGGCCGAGGGCGGGATCGCCGCGGCGATGGGCAACCGGTGGCCCGAGGACGGCTGGGAGGTGCACTTCCGCGACACCATGCGCGGCGGGAAGATGCTCAACCACTGGCGGATGGCCCAGCTGCACGCGCAGGAGGCGCCCGAGCGGGTGATGGAGCTCGAGGACTGGGGCGCGCTGTTCGACCGCACCGAGGACGGGCTGATCTCGCAGCGCGACTTCGGGGGTCACAAGTACGCGCGCCTGGCCCACGTGGGAGACCGCACCGGGCTGGAGATGATCCGGACGCTGCAGCAGCGCACGGTCGCGCTCGGCATCGACGTCTTCATGGAGTGCACCGTCACCGACGTCTTCAAGCAGGACGGCGTCGTGTCGGGGGCGCTGGCCTACTGGCGCGAGACCGGCCGGTTCGTCGTGTTCGACACCCCGACGGTCGTGCTGGCCACCGGCGGCATCGGCAAGTCGTTCAAGGTCACCTCGAACTCGTGGGAGTACACCGGCGACGGCCACGCCCTGGCCATGCGCACCGGGGCGTCGCTGATCAACATGGAGTTCGTGCAGTTCCACCCGACCGGCATGGTGTGGCCGCCGTCGGTCAAGGGGCTCCTGGTCACGGAGTCGGTGCGCGGCGACGGCGGCATCCTGCGGAACTCCGAGGGCGAGCGGTTCATGTTCGACTACATCCCCGAGTACTTCCGGGCCGAGACGGCCGACACCGTCGAGGAGGCCGACGCCTGGTACGAGGACAAGAAGAGCAACCGCCGACCTCCCGAGCTGCTGCCGCGCGACGAGGTGGCGCGAGCCATCAACTCCGAGATCAAGGCCGGGCGGGGCACGCCGCACGGGGGCATCTACCTCGACATCGCCTCGCGCCGGAGCCCGGAGTTCATCCGCAAGCGGCTGCCCTCGATGTACCACCAGTTCAAGGAGCTCGCCGACGTCGACATCACCCGGGAGCCGATGGAGATCGGCCCGACCTGCCACTACGTGATGGGCGGGGTCGAGGTCGACCCCGACACCCAGGAGAGCGCGGTCACCGGCCTGTACGCCGTGGGGGAGTGCTCCGGCGGGATGCACGGCTCCAACCGGCTCGGCGGCAACTCCCTCGGCGACCTCCTCGTCTTCGGCAAGCGGGCCGGCGAGTCGGCCTCGGCCCACGCCGCCGGGCTGGGCGCGCGGCGTCCGCAGGTCGACGAGGACCACGTCCGCGCGGCCCGGGCCAGCGCGCTGGCGCCGTTCGAGGTGGAGGGCGGCGAGAACCCGTACTCGATCCAGGCCGACCTCCAGCAGTCGATGAACGACCTGGTCGGGATCATCCGCACCGGCCCGGAGCTGCAGGAGGCGCTGCGCGCGATCGAGGCCCTCAAGGTGCGGGCGGCGTCGATGAAGGTGGAGGGCCACCGCCAGTACAACCCGGGCTGGCACCTCGCCCTCGACCTGCGCAACATGCTGGTCGTCAGCGAGGCGGTCGCGCGGGCGGCGCTGGCCCGCGAGGAGTCCCGCGGTGGTCACACCCGCGACGACTTCCCCGGCCCCGACCCGGCGTGGGGCACCAGGAACCTCGTCGTGCGCCTCGACGCCGCCGGCACCGGCGTCGAGCTGCACGAGCAACCGCTGCCGGTGATGCCGGACGAGCTCCAGCAGTACTTCGAGAGCAAGTGAGGGAGCGACCATGGGCTACGAGCTGAAGCTGCGGGTGTGGCGCGGCGACCAGGACGGCGGCGACCTCGGCGACTACGCCGTCGAGGTGTCCGAGGGCGAGGTCGTCCTCGACGCCCTGCACCGGCTGCAGGCCACCCAGGCCGGCGACCTCGCGATCAGGTGGAACTGCAAGGCCGGCAAGTGCGGCTCGTGCAGCGCGGAGATCAACGGCCGGCCCCGGCTGCTGTGCATGACCCGGCTCTCCGACTTCGACCCCGCCGAGACGATCACGGTGACCCCGATGCGGACCTTCCCGGTGATCCGCGACCTCGTCACCGACGTCTCGTTCAACTACGAGAAGGCCCGCGAGCTGCCGTCGTTCGCCCCGCCGCCGCGCGACGCCGACGGCCGGCGCCGGATGGCGCAGGTCGACGTCGAGCGCGGCCAGGAGTTCCGCAAGTGCATCGAGTGCTTCCTGTGCCAGGACGTCTGCCACGTCGTCCGCGACCACGACGACAACAAGCCGGCCTTCGCCGGGCCGCGGTTCTTCCTGCGCTACGCCGAGCTCGACATGCACCCCCTCGACACCCACGACCGCCGCGAGCTCGCCCAGGGCGCCGCCGGCCTCGGGATGTGCAACATCACCAAGTGCTGCACCGAGGTCTGCCCCGAGGGCATCAAGATCACCGACAACGCGATCATCCCGCTGAAGGAGCGCGTCGTGGACCGCAAGTTCGACCCCCTGGTCTGGCTCGGCGCCAAGATCGGCCTCCGCGCCAAGGACGACGACGGCCGCACCGAGGTCTGACCGCCGGCGCCGACCCGGCCGGAGATCCGGGGCGCGGGTACGGGGGTGGCGGCAGCCGAACGGTCGTACGGCAAACATCACAGTGGGTGGCCGTCGTCACGTCGGGTGCCTAGGGTGCCGAGCATGACCATCGAGGGGACCGCCGTCGAGGGCGGCCTGGACGAGCCGACCGAGCTGGAGCCGGAGCAGGGCTCGCTCGAGCTGGCCCAGGCCGAGGACCGGCACACCCGCGCCGACTGGGAGCGCGAGACCGCCAAGGTGCTCCGCAAGGCGCGCCGGATGACCGACGAGGACGACGACGCGCTGGTCTGGGAGAAGCTGACCCGCACCACGCTCGACGGGATCCCGGTCGCGCCGCTGGGCACGCCCGAGCTGCTCGAGGACCTGCAGACCGCGGGCCGCCCGACCCGGGCGGGTGACTGGGACGTCCGCTCCCACGTCGCCGCCGGCCCCGCGCGGGCGGCCAACGAGGAGATCCTCGGCGACCTCGAGGGGGGCGTGACGTCGACCTGGCTCGAGGCGGGCCCGGACACCGACTTCGAGACGCTGCTGGACGGCGTCCTGCTCGACCTCGCCCCCGTCGTCCTCCAGCCCCCGGCGGACGACGCCGCGGCGACCGCCCGCGCGTTCCTGGCCCGCGTCGGCGACGTCGCGCTGCACCCCGGCACCAACCTCGGCGCGCCCGCCTTCGACGCCGACGTCGCCGCGGCCGCGCGCGCGGCCGGCGTGCTGGGCTTCGTGCTGGACGCCACGGTGGTCCACGACCGGGGCGCCTCCGACGCCCAGGAGGTCGGCGCGGCGATGGCGGCCGCGGCGGGCTACCTGCGCGCCGCCACCGACGCCGGCCTCACCGTCGCCGAGGCCGCCGCCCTGGTCGAGTTCCGCCTGGCCGTCACCGACGACCAGTTCGCCGGCATCGCCAAGCTGCGGGCCGCGCGGCGGCTGTGGGCGCGGCTCCAGGAGCACTGCGACGCCGAGCCGGTCCCGATGCGGCTGCACGCCGTCACCAGCCGGCCGATGATGACGCGCTACGACCCCTGGGTGAACATGCTCCGCACCACCGTCGCCGCGTTCGCCGCGGGCGTGGGCGGCGCGGACGCCGTCACGGTGCTGCCGTTCGACTCCGCGCTGGGTCGCCCCGACGCCCTCGGACGCCGCAACGCCCGCAACACCTCCGCGCTGCTGATCTCCGAGGCGCACGTCGCTCGCGTGGCCGACCCCGCCGGCGGGTCCTACGCCGTCGAGAGGCTCACCGACGACCTCGCGGTCGCCGCCTGGGCCGTCCTCGGGCGGCTCGACGACGGCGCCGACCTCACCGAGGAGATCGCCGCCGTCGCCCGCGAGCGCGAGGAGCAGGTCGCCACCCGCCGGCGTCCGCTGACCGGCGTCACCGAGTTCCCGAACCTCGCCGAGACGCTGCCCGAGCGGTCCGGCGACGGGCTCGCGGCGGCCGGCGTCCGGTCCTACGCGGCCAGCTTCGAGGCCCTGCGGGACGACCCGCCCGCCGAGCACGTCTTCCTCGCCACCCTCGGGCCCGTGTCCGCGCACACCGCGCGGGCGACGTTCGCGGCCAACCTCCTCGCGGCCGGGGGTGTCGCCACCGACCCCGCCGGCGCGACCGACGGCGTCGAGGCCCTGCTCGCGGCCTACGCCGGCCAGCGCGTCGTCTGCCTCGCCGGCACCGACGCCGCCTACGCCGAGTGGGGCGCGGCCGCGGCCGCCGCCCTCCGCGAGGCCGGCGCGACCCGCGTCGTGGTCGCGGGCCGGCCCGCCGACCACGCCGACGACTCCTGCGCGACGGGCGTCGACGCCCTCGCCTTCCTCAGCCGCACGCGAGAGGCCCTGTCATGAGCGTTCCGAGCAGCTTCGCCGGCCTGCCGCTGGGCGGCGGCGCCCCGTCGGGCGCGACGGCCGGCACGGGTGGCGGCGAGGCGTGGGCCAGCCCGGAGGGCATCGACGTGCTGCCTGTCTACGGCCCCGAGCACCTCGCCGGCCTCGACGCCCTCGACACCTGGCCCGGCCTGAGCCCGTTCCTGCGCGGGCCCTACCCGACGATGTACACGACCCAGCCGTGGACCGTGCGCCAGTACGCCGGCTTCTCGACCGCCGAGGCCTCCAACGCCTTCTACCGGCGCAACCTCGCCGCCGGCCAGAAGGGCCTCAGCGTCGCCTTCGACCTCGCCACCCACCGCGGCTACGACTCCGACCACCCGCGGGTGCGCGGCGACGTCGGGATGGCCGGCGTCGCGATCGACTCGATCTACGACACCCGCACGCTCTTCGACGGGATCCCGCTCGACGAGATGTCGGTGTCGATGACGATGAACGGCGCCGTGCTGCCGGTGCTCGCGCTCTACATCGCCGCGGCCGAGGAGCAGGGGGTGCAGCCGGAGCAGCTCGCGGGGACGATCCAGAACGACATCCTCAAGGAGTTCATGGTCCGCAACACCTACATCTACCCGCCGGCGCCGTCGATGCGGATCATCTCCGACATCTTCAGCTACACCTCGGCGCGGATGCCGCGGTTCAACTCGATCTCGATCTCGGGCTACCACATCCAGGAGGCGGGGGCGACCAACGACCTCGAGCTCGCCTACACCCTCGCCGACGGCGTCGAGTACATCCGCGCCGGCCTCGGGACCGGCATGACGATCGACCAGTTCGCCCCGCGGCTGAGCTTCTTCTGGGCGATCGGGATGAACTTCTTCATGGAGGTCGCCAAGATGCGCGCGGCTCGCGCGCTGTGGAGCCGGCTGGTGCGGGAGTTCGAGCCGCAGAACCCCAAGTCGCTGTCGCTGCGCACGCACAGCCAGACGTCGGGCTGGAGCCTGACCGCGCAGGACGTCTTCAACAACGTCCAGCGCACCTGCATCGAGGCGATGGCCTCCACCCAGGGTCACACCCAGAGCCTGCACACCAACGCCCTCGACGAGGCCATCGCGCTGCCCACCGACTTCAGCGCCCGGATCGCCCGCAACACCCAGCTGCTGCTGCAGCAGGAGAGCGGCACGACCGGCACGATCGACCCGTGGGCCGGCTCCTACTACGTCGAGCGGCTCACCCACGACCTCGCCGAGCGCGCCTGGGGCCACATCCAGGAGGCCGAGCGCGCCGGCGGGATGGCCAGGGCGATCGAGCAGGGCATCCCGAAGATGCGCATCGAGGAGGCCGCGGCCCGTACCCAGGCACGCATCGACTCCGGCGCGCAGAAGGTCATCGGCGTCAACACCTACCGGCTGGCGGCCGAGGACAGCCTCGACGTGCTCAAGGTCGACAACGACGACGTCTACCGCCAGCAGCTGGCCAAGCTGGAGCGGCTGCGCGCCGAGCGCGACGACGACGCCGTCGCCTCGGCCCTCGAGGCGCTGACGAACTCGGCGGACCGCGGCGCCGCGAGGGGGAGCCTCGACGGCAACCTGCTCGCCCTGGCCGTCGACGCCGCGCGCGCCAAGGCCACGGTCGGGGAGATCTCCGACGCGCTGGAGAAGGTCTACGGCCGGCACCAGGCGGTGATCCGTACGATCTCGGGCGTGTACCGCGACACCGCAGGCGAGGGCGACGGCACCCTGCTGCGGCAGGTGCTCGACGCCACCGAGGCCTTCGACGAGGCCGAGGGACGGCGTCCGCGCATCCTGGTCGCGAAGATGGGCCAGGACGGCCACGACCGCGGCCAGAAGGTGATCGTGTCGGCCTTCGCCGACATGGGCTTCGACGTCGACGTCGGCCCGCTGTTCTCCACGCCGGAGGAGGTCGCGCAGCAGGCCGTGGACGCCGACGTCCACATCGTGGGGGTCAGCTCGCTGGCCGCGGGCCACCTCGCGCTGCTGCCCGCCCTCAAGCAGGCGCTCGCCGAGCAGGGGCGGCCCGACATCATGACGGTCATCGGCGGCGTGATCCCGCCCGACGACGTCCCGACGCTGCGGGAGATGGGTGCGGCCGCGGTCTTCCTGCCCGGCACCGTCATCGCCGAGTCGGCGCTCGACCTGCTCGCGAGGCTGCGCGAGCAGCTCGGGCACTGATGGTGGGCGCGAGGTCTCGACCCGCGGTGACGGCGTCCCCACGGCTCGACCACCGGAGCCGTCCGTCGGTCGAGCCGGGCGAGCGCCAACGAGCCCGGGTCGAGACCCTCCCCGTCGACGAGCGGGCCGGCGATGCCTGACGTCGAGGCCCTGGTCGCCGGGATCCGCGAGGGCCGGCGCGCGGCGGTCGCGCAGGCGATCACGCTCGTGGAGTCGGCGCTGCCGGCCAAGCGGGCCGCGGCGCGCGAGCTGCTCACGCTGCTGACCACCGACGCCGGCGCCGGCGTCGGCTCGCCCGCGGTCCGGGTCGGCATCAGCGGCGTCCCGGGCGTGGGGAAGTCGACCTTCATCGAGGCGCTCGGCTCGCGGCTGACCGCGGCCGGGCACCGCGTCGGCGTCCTGGCCGTCGACCCGAGCAGCGTGCGCACCGGCGGCTCGGTGCTCGGCGACAAGACGCGGATGGCGCGGCTCTCGGCCGACCCGCACGCCTACATCCGCCCGAGCCCGAGCGCGGGCACGCTCGGCGGCGTGGCGCGGGCGACGGTGCAGGCGATGACGGTGCTCGAGGCCGCGACCTACGACGTGGTGCTGGTCGAGACCGTCGGCGTCGGGCAGTCCGAGGTCACCGTCGCCGGGATGGTCGACACGTTCCTGTTCCTCACCCTGGCCCGCACCGGCGACCAGCTGCAGGGCATCAAGAAGGGCATCCTCGAGATCGTCGACGTCGTCGCGGTCAACAAGGCCGACGGCGAGCACGAGCAGGAGGCGCGGGTGGCCGCGCGCGAGCTGGCCGGCGCGCTGCGGCTGGTGCGCGGGCACGGGGAGTGGGCGCCGCCGGTGGTCACCTGCTCGGCCCTGCACGACGTCGGCGTCGACGACCTCTGGCAGCGTGTCCTCGGGCACCGCGACCACCTCGGCGTCGAGGGCCTCGCCGCCAAGCGCGCCCAGCAGCAGCTCGCCTTCACCTGGGCGCTGGTGCGCGACGAGCTCGACCAGCGGCTGCGGCACTCACCCGGCGTCCGGGCGATCCGCGACGACGTCCGCGCCGAGGTCCTGGCCGGCGACCTGCCGGCCACGGTCGCGGCGGACCGGCTGCTGGCCGCCTACGACGGCTGAGCCGTCCCCAAAGCCGGGGTAAAGGTGCATCGATCCTGCCCGGCGGCGCCGGGGGCGAGCAGCATCGGTGGTCGTCCTGCCCGACCCCACGAGAGGCGCACTTCATGCCCACCACCACCGCGACCCGTGCAGCGGTCGCCGGCCTGGCCGTCGCCCTGGCCGCCCCGTTCCTCACCTCGGCGCTCGCGACGTCCTCCGCCGCCGACGACACCGCGGGGTCCCCGGCCCCGCCCCGCGCCGTCACCCTCGTCCCCGGGCTGGTCAGCCCGCTGAGCGTCGCGGTCGGCGGCCGGCAGACCCGCTGGTTCAGCCAGAACTTCACCGGCACGCTGATGCGCCAGCGCGGCGACCGGCCGGCCCGGCCGGTCTACCAGGCCGAGCGCGGCGTCGAGGTCGGCGCCGTCTCGGTGCACCGCGGCACCGTCGTCTTCGCCACCACCCTGCGGCGTCAGACCCACCTGATGAGGCTGGGTCGTGGGGGTGCGGCGAGCGAGCTGGCCGACCTCGGCGCCCACGAGCGGCGCACCAACCCCGACGGTGGCGTCCGCTACGGGTTCCGCCGGCTCGGGGCCGACTGCGCCTCGCAGCTGCCCGAGCGGTTCCCGGCCCGCTACCGCGGCATCGTCGAGTCGCACCCCTACGCGACGACCACCGCCGGCGGCCGCACCTGGGTCGCCGACGCCGCCGCCAACGCGATCCTCGAGGTCGACCGGCGCGGCCGGGTCAGCACGACCGCCGTGTTGCCGCCCGTGCCGGTCAGGATCACCCGCGCGGCCGCGGAGGCCAACGGGATGCCGGCCTGCACCGTCGGCCACGTCTACGTCTTCGAGGGCGTGCCCACCGACGTCGAGGTCGGACCGCGGGGCCAGCTCTACGTCTCGGCGCTGCCCGGCGGCCCCGAGGACGGCAGCACCGGCGCCCAGGGCCGGGTGTTCCGGGTCGACCCGGCCTCCGGCGAGGTCACCCTCGTCGCCAAGGGACTGGTCAGCGCGACCGGCCTCGCGGTGACGCCGCGGGGCGCGGTGTACGTCGCCGAGCTGTTCGGCTCGAGGATCTCCCGGATCGCCCCCGGCGCGCGGCGGGCGCGACCGTTCCTGCCGATCGGGATGCCCGGCGACGTCGAGCTCCACCGCGGTCGCCTGTTCGCGACCGCCGACGTGCTGGCCGAGGGACGGCTGGTCGCGATCCGGCGCTGAGTCCCGACGTTCGCCCGAGGGGGTGGTGGTGTCGCTCGACCCGGTCCGGGCCGAGGGGCGCCACCGCCGGGGGATAGGTTGGACCGGATGCCCGACCACCTCTCCTCGCTCATCGCCGACGTCGTCACCAAGTACGCCGGCGAGCTCGTCGACCTGCGCCGAGACCTCCACGCCCACCCCGAGCTCTCGTGGGCGGAGTCCCGGACGACCGACCTGGTCGCGCAGCGCGTCGAGGCCGCGGGCTGGCGGGTCACGCTGCCGTCGCCGACCGGCGTGGTCGCCGACATCGGCCCCGCCGAGGGAGGCCCGGCCATCGCGCTGCGGGCCGACATCGACGCCCTGCCCGTCCAGGACGTCTCCGACGTGCCCTGGCAGAGCACCGTGCCGGGCGTCGCGCACGCCTGCGGCCACGACGTCCACACCACCAGCCTCGTCGGGGCCGCGCTCGCCCTCGGGGAGCTCCACGAGCGCGGTGAGCTGCCCGGCCGGGTGCGGCTGCTCTTCCAGCCGGCCGAGGAGGTGATGCCGGGCGGTGCCCGCCAGCTCGTCGCCGACGGCCACCTCGAGGGGATCGACCGGATCTTCGCCCTGCACTGCGACCCGAACGTCGACGTCGGCCGGGTCGGCCTGCGCTCCGGCGCGCTGACCAGCGCCGCCGACAAGATCGAGGTCCACCTCGAGGGCACCGGCGGACACACGTCGCGGCCCCACCTCACCGGCGACCTCACCTTCGCCCTGGCCAAGGTGACCAGCGAGCTCCCCGCCGTCCTGAGCCGCCGGATGGACCCGCGTGCCGGGGTCAGCGTGGTGTGGGGCGTCGTCCGGGCCGGCTCGGCGCCCAACGTCATCCCCGACCGCGGGCTGGTCGCCGGCACCGTGCGGATCCTCGACGCCGTGGCCTGGTCCGAGTGCGAGGCGATCATCCGCGAGGCCATCCACGACATCGTGCGCCCCTACGGCGTCACCGCCACGGTCAACTACCTCCAGGGCGTGCCGCCGGTGGTCAACGACGCCGGCTCCAACGCGATCCTGGCCGCCGCCGTCCGCGAGGCGCTCGGCACCGCCGGCCAGACCGCGGTGCCGCAGAGCCTGGGCGGCGAGGACTTCGGCTGGTACCTCGAGCACGTCCCGGGCGCCATGTTCCGCCTCGGCACCCGCACCCCCGGCGGGGCGACCTACGACCTGCACCAGGGCAACCTGCAGGTCGACGAGCGCGCCATCGGCATCGGCGCGCGGGTGCTGGCCGGGGCGGCGCTCGGCTCGATCGTCTCGCCCGGCCTGGGCTCGGGCTCGGCCTAGACGTGCCGGACGCCCCGTCCTCGCGGGGAGGACGGGGCGTCGCGGGCGGTGCTGCGGGCGCTAGGCCTTGCGGTAGGGCAGCCCCACCGCGGCCGGCCCCCGCGAGCGGCCCACCAGGCCGGCGACGGCGAAGACCGTCACGACGTAGGGGAGCATCAGCATGAACTGGCTCGGCACCGGCGAGCCGATGACCGACAGCACGCCCTGCAGGTTGGAGGCGAAGCCGAACAGCAGGGCGGCCAGGGTGGCCCGGATCGGGTCCCACTTGCCGAAGATGACCGCGGCGAGCGCGATGTAGCCCGCGCCGCCGGTCATCTCCCGGTTGAAGCCCTGCACCGAGACGAGGGT
It encodes the following:
- a CDS encoding methylmalonyl-CoA mutase family protein; its protein translation is MTIEGTAVEGGLDEPTELEPEQGSLELAQAEDRHTRADWERETAKVLRKARRMTDEDDDALVWEKLTRTTLDGIPVAPLGTPELLEDLQTAGRPTRAGDWDVRSHVAAGPARAANEEILGDLEGGVTSTWLEAGPDTDFETLLDGVLLDLAPVVLQPPADDAAATARAFLARVGDVALHPGTNLGAPAFDADVAAAARAAGVLGFVLDATVVHDRGASDAQEVGAAMAAAAGYLRAATDAGLTVAEAAALVEFRLAVTDDQFAGIAKLRAARRLWARLQEHCDAEPVPMRLHAVTSRPMMTRYDPWVNMLRTTVAAFAAGVGGADAVTVLPFDSALGRPDALGRRNARNTSALLISEAHVARVADPAGGSYAVERLTDDLAVAAWAVLGRLDDGADLTEEIAAVAREREEQVATRRRPLTGVTEFPNLAETLPERSGDGLAAAGVRSYAASFEALRDDPPAEHVFLATLGPVSAHTARATFAANLLAAGGVATDPAGATDGVEALLAAYAGQRVVCLAGTDAAYAEWGAAAAAALREAGATRVVVAGRPADHADDSCATGVDALAFLSRTREALS
- a CDS encoding DUF1501 domain-containing protein; the protein is MTSTHQPTQHPRSCCDEYAGVQAAVSRRGLMRGALALAGASTVVGGAVVTSSPASARTASSVLVVLSLRGGADGLSLVVPHGDPVYYRARPGIAVPSDRLLHKDAMFGLHPALAPLTPLWQAGRVAAVHATGLPVANRSHFSAMEEVEDADPGSSTRVGWLNRLVGTTPGGSPLQGFGVGGGVLPTSLHGASPVMSGGDVDALTIPGSNGDGRKKASLRTLWKGEATPLGRSMRSVFDAVADAGPIRAAADHGDAYPATDLGRALSTAARIVRGDVGVEVITVDQGDWDMHVGTGGSDDGWLARNARDLAASMAAFLGDLGDQAGKVTLVTISEFGRRVVENDSGGTDHGHGNVMLLAGAGVRGGYHGRWPGLSTGYEADLRVTTDHRQVLAEIGAARFGASPATVFPGLRHAPLGVVGSG
- the meaB gene encoding methylmalonyl Co-A mutase-associated GTPase MeaB produces the protein MPDVEALVAGIREGRRAAVAQAITLVESALPAKRAAARELLTLLTTDAGAGVGSPAVRVGISGVPGVGKSTFIEALGSRLTAAGHRVGVLAVDPSSVRTGGSVLGDKTRMARLSADPHAYIRPSPSAGTLGGVARATVQAMTVLEAATYDVVLVETVGVGQSEVTVAGMVDTFLFLTLARTGDQLQGIKKGILEIVDVVAVNKADGEHEQEARVAARELAGALRLVRGHGEWAPPVVTCSALHDVGVDDLWQRVLGHRDHLGVEGLAAKRAQQQLAFTWALVRDELDQRLRHSPGVRAIRDDVRAEVLAGDLPATVAADRLLAAYDG
- the scpA gene encoding methylmalonyl-CoA mutase — protein: MSVPSSFAGLPLGGGAPSGATAGTGGGEAWASPEGIDVLPVYGPEHLAGLDALDTWPGLSPFLRGPYPTMYTTQPWTVRQYAGFSTAEASNAFYRRNLAAGQKGLSVAFDLATHRGYDSDHPRVRGDVGMAGVAIDSIYDTRTLFDGIPLDEMSVSMTMNGAVLPVLALYIAAAEEQGVQPEQLAGTIQNDILKEFMVRNTYIYPPAPSMRIISDIFSYTSARMPRFNSISISGYHIQEAGATNDLELAYTLADGVEYIRAGLGTGMTIDQFAPRLSFFWAIGMNFFMEVAKMRAARALWSRLVREFEPQNPKSLSLRTHSQTSGWSLTAQDVFNNVQRTCIEAMASTQGHTQSLHTNALDEAIALPTDFSARIARNTQLLLQQESGTTGTIDPWAGSYYVERLTHDLAERAWGHIQEAERAGGMARAIEQGIPKMRIEEAAARTQARIDSGAQKVIGVNTYRLAAEDSLDVLKVDNDDVYRQQLAKLERLRAERDDDAVASALEALTNSADRGAARGSLDGNLLALAVDAARAKATVGEISDALEKVYGRHQAVIRTISGVYRDTAGEGDGTLLRQVLDATEAFDEAEGRRPRILVAKMGQDGHDRGQKVIVSAFADMGFDVDVGPLFSTPEEVAQQAVDADVHIVGVSSLAAGHLALLPALKQALAEQGRPDIMTVIGGVIPPDDVPTLREMGAAAVFLPGTVIAESALDLLARLREQLGH
- a CDS encoding fumarate reductase/succinate dehydrogenase flavoprotein subunit; the protein is MDESSTRHPMTGNEMSGAAEGGTERHTYDVVVVGAGGAGLRAAIAAHEAGARTAVVCKSLLGKAHTVMAEGGIAAAMGNRWPEDGWEVHFRDTMRGGKMLNHWRMAQLHAQEAPERVMELEDWGALFDRTEDGLISQRDFGGHKYARLAHVGDRTGLEMIRTLQQRTVALGIDVFMECTVTDVFKQDGVVSGALAYWRETGRFVVFDTPTVVLATGGIGKSFKVTSNSWEYTGDGHALAMRTGASLINMEFVQFHPTGMVWPPSVKGLLVTESVRGDGGILRNSEGERFMFDYIPEYFRAETADTVEEADAWYEDKKSNRRPPELLPRDEVARAINSEIKAGRGTPHGGIYLDIASRRSPEFIRKRLPSMYHQFKELADVDITREPMEIGPTCHYVMGGVEVDPDTQESAVTGLYAVGECSGGMHGSNRLGGNSLGDLLVFGKRAGESASAHAAGLGARRPQVDEDHVRAARASALAPFEVEGGENPYSIQADLQQSMNDLVGIIRTGPELQEALRAIEALKVRAASMKVEGHRQYNPGWHLALDLRNMLVVSEAVARAALAREESRGGHTRDDFPGPDPAWGTRNLVVRLDAAGTGVELHEQPLPVMPDELQQYFESK
- a CDS encoding succinate dehydrogenase/fumarate reductase iron-sulfur subunit is translated as MGYELKLRVWRGDQDGGDLGDYAVEVSEGEVVLDALHRLQATQAGDLAIRWNCKAGKCGSCSAEINGRPRLLCMTRLSDFDPAETITVTPMRTFPVIRDLVTDVSFNYEKARELPSFAPPPRDADGRRRMAQVDVERGQEFRKCIECFLCQDVCHVVRDHDDNKPAFAGPRFFLRYAELDMHPLDTHDRRELAQGAAGLGMCNITKCCTEVCPEGIKITDNAIIPLKERVVDRKFDPLVWLGAKIGLRAKDDDGRTEV